A window of Daphnia pulicaria isolate SC F1-1A chromosome 10, SC_F0-13Bv2, whole genome shotgun sequence contains these coding sequences:
- the LOC124314832 gene encoding cyclin-dependent kinase inhibitor 1C-like: protein MKTAILFLFSIFVAANCTSVAFTSSKLGTRTPVSRSNVFFNMGDSNVAYSINHRPSGGRDTSVSVTRNVPARPAAVAVPAIVRAPVVVKEAYKVPVAAVEVPVQLPFYAPVNVPASLPLVLDAPAVVQQIHPAPLPVAAVPQAPIPVPFNTVAYDNAVDAYHLADPFAFGPHPFAADYQAFFV from the exons ATGAAAACT GCCAttctgttccttttttctatctttGTAGCCGCCAACTGCACGTCTGTCGCTTTCACCAGCAGCAAATTAGGAACCAGGACTCCTGTTAGTCGTAGCAATGTATTCTTCAACATGGGTGACAGCAACGTCGCTTACAGCATCAACCACCGACCAAGCGGCGGTCGCGACACTTCCGTTTCCGTCACTCGCAATGTTCCCGCTCGCCCAGCCGCAGTCGCCGTTCCCGCCATCGTGCGTGCTCCCGTCGTCGTCAAAGAAGCCTACAAAGTCCCCGTCGCCGCGGTGGAAGTTCCCGTTCAACTTCCCTTCTATGCTCCCGTGAATGTTCCAGCGTCGCTTCCATTGGTTCTGGACGCTCCTGCTGTCGTCCAGCAAATCCATCCCGCGCCACTTCCCGTCGCCGCTGTTCCACAGGCTCCGATCCCGGTGCCTTTCAACACAGTGGCTTACGACAATGCTGTGGATGCTTATCATCTAGCAGATCCGTTCGCATTCGGTCCCCATCCATTTGCGGCGGATTACCAGGCCTTTTTCGTCTAA